The genome window GCCTTTGCTGCAGTGTGGGTACTTGATGCCTGCTTGGAGTAAATGTAAACATTATGCaaggggagctgcaggcaggaaaaatgCTGTTGTAACAAGTTTATTTCCCATGACTACctgcttatatttaaaaatagatgtttttTACATAATTTGTTCAGCTTCTCTGGTTCTTGGAGACTCAAATGTCTGGTCTCCTACGTAAATCTCACCCATATGGCATTTGGCAGCAGAAGTAAATTCTGCACCCTTCTTTGAAGAGCAGCAAGGGAGCAAATGATCTTAAATAGATGCAGACTCCTCCCTTTCTGGCCCCAAGCTGATGATGGCTCCTGCCTCCTTACAGGTGAACAACATGCCCATGATGGCCCTGGTGAACCCTGTTTATGACTGTCTGTTCCGGCTGGCACAGCCCGACAGCCTGcggaaggaggaagaggtgagggcagggaggagttCCCTCACCTACCTGTTGTCCTGCCAGGgaccagcaggagcacagcccaggggGGATGTGGTCTCCACatcctggagcagaggagggagagctgCCTCCTTGGTATGTGCTGGAGGGAgacctgctgggcaggagggttTAGAGCCCAGAAGGAAGTGGGATGGAGGGGCTGGTTGTGACTCCCTTGCCCAGGCTGCACGTCCCCCTTGGGGCAGCTTTTCTCCCTCTTGCCCAGGTGTTGGCACTGGAcacccagcagcccagctgtccCTCGAAGCAGGGGCTGTCTGGTGTTCTGCAGGTTCACCTGCCATCATGTGAGAAAAACACAGATGActctttccctgttttctcagaaatcagctgcttttccagcagccCTGGTTGCCAGACATCTGGAGGAGCAGCTGTCACACTCACCCGCAGAGacaccacagccctgggggtGGTGGCAGAGAGCTGCAGTGTCCCTCGGTGTGCAGGgcagctgtgtcccctcaggCCCTGGgatctgctgagctgctttctgtAGCTGCCACCCACCTGCCCAGGCCTGCAGCACTGATCCTGTGCCAGACCCCCGAGGGCTGGAGAAGGCTCTTCTGGAGCTGGAGCTTTGCACATACTGGTGTGCAGCAACCTGCCTGGGGCATGACTGAGCCACCCCTCAGGGCTGGGGGTTCCTGTAAAATGCAGGTATCCTTGGATGGgccctttgggtttttttacatcttagcacatccctcccacccctgcagcccacTTGACTTTCCCCTCTTCTTCAAAGGCCCAGTTAGTGCCCGTTTCCTGCAAGTCACCAGACTTCCTAAGAGCTTTAGCACATGCTCCAAACAATTCCCTCTGCTATTGGAGACACCTCCTTGCTCTGACATTGACTTCAGCCTTACCATCCCCTTGTGCCTATCCTggaaaaaattatcattttttcACCCATTGTGTGTGCATTTCATCTGGCAATTTTGTCTGAGGATCAGGAGAGTTCAGGATGTGCTTTTCCAGCCCTTTTAGCAGAAGAGACATTcagcttctcctgcctcctggaTCAGGACAGCttgagagcagcagagaactgTTGCCTGTTGGAAAACCAGCACAGAGAGAACAGGATGTGCTGGTCCATCCGTGACTGATGAGATGAGCTCATCCAGAGGAGCTGAACCTCCCCATTATTCCTTTGTACTCAGccaccttcttctcttccttctgaagGTGGACTGCCTGGTCCTGCAGCTCCACCGCATCGGCgagcagctggagaagatgAACTCCCAGAGGATGGatgagctcttctccctcctccgAGATGgtttccttctgcaggagggactcacctccttgtcccagctcctgctcctggagatcatcgagttccGGGCTGCCGAGTGGAAGATGACAGATGCTGCCCAGAAGTACTATTACAGTGAAGTGACAGACTAACCTCTGCACAGCAGAGGTGGAGAGGTGTCTCCAGCACTTTCACCAGCAGGCTTCAATACCAAGTTTGAATTTCTTTTCATATTCATGTTTTTCTAGCACTTCCTGTAAATAGGGTTTATACCATCTAGAGCCTCTGGGCATGTAACTGGTTGGGCTGCAACTGGTGCTGGCCTGGCTTTGGAGGTTTGGAGAGGTGGGAAGCACAGGGCACATTTACCCCAGCAAGTTCTTCCACTGGTTTTGTCTAATATTGGGCAAGGGAAGCTTCTAAGTCCAACCAGCATTTTACTTGAGTGTTAAGGAAAGCACAATTAAGGCTTGGGAGCATTTTTGTTTCccccaggagccagcagcactgcaggaggcagagggggaaCCTTTCATAGCTCAGGTTGTTCCTGGTTTTCTGGGACACGTCACAGCAAACACGGTGGCCTCACAACAGCTCAACCAAGTGCTCTTTTTTCCCAGGTTCCTTCCAGCACACTGGCTGCACCTTCATGCAACACAGCCTTCCCCATGGGTCACAAGCCaccactggctgcagcaggtcagctcccTGAGCACAACCAGCTAGGAACAGGTTTTATAAGTTTTATACAATAACTGTCacatattttcagaatttagtGAGTTTCAACTACACTACGTTTCTTGTAagaacaggagaggaagaagggaaataaaacagcctattgaaggattttttttctaataaaatttttCCACTAACATGTGCCCTGCTTTctctctgtgcagctgctgagctaTGAACAATACTTAAAAGTTGCTCCTGACTGAAGCCTTCAGGCTGTGACAGTCACTGTCTCCCTCAGTGCAGGGTGTCACTGGGGCTTTATGCACCTGGGGTCGTTGGACAGAGCATGAGAGTCAAGCAAGAGAGACAAAGGATTGGAATTGAGAAACCTCCCCTattaaaactggttttattttttctgtcaacATTCCCATCAAATCTGTGCAGACAATGCTGCTGATGACCAGAACCAAAGATCAACAAGGGCCTTTTATTGCCTTTTGTACCAATCatactaaggaaaaaaaccaatccAGCTGATGGAGGCGTGCAGCCAAACCATCAGTGATTACAGGCGCAGAGAGACAAGTCCCCAGGAAACAGGTAAGTGGTAGATGACTTTGTACAGCAttgctgtaagaaaaaacaTCTAAGGCTTCTCTTAACAGGCAAGTGATAATGAAATAACTAGAACATCCAGGCAGGGGTCAGTAACTCTTTCAGATTCCCTCTCCCCCatccaaaccagcacaaaagaAATGAACTTTGCAGGGATCAGATGGGCTTTCCAGGCTCAGTTCAGAAGCTGTCTGGAAGGGAAGGTGCCACCTTTTGctcttctccccagcctctcccaggcAGGTGGCCctggagctctgctggtggcatcATGTCCCACGCACAGGGTCCTACCACCAGCGGAAGTGGGCGTACGCCCGGTTGGCCTCTGCCATCTTGTGCAGCGTGTGCTTCTTCTTGATGATGGGCCCTTCGTTGTtgaaggcctggagcagctcctgggagagCTTCTCAGGCATCAGCGTCCGCCGGGGCTTGTTCTCCCGGCACTCGGTGATTAACCACTTCATGGCCAGGAAGCGCTTCCGATTGTCCTTCAGAGGGACTGGGACCTGGGAGAGGTTTAAAGGTCACAGTTACTGCATGGCCAGAGCAGtgacctgctcttctccagggcTCACACAGGTACAGCTGGACACGTGCAGATTACACCCTGCTGTGACTCCAGTGGAgcacactgctctgcagcaggagcagctcccgcCAGCTGAGCTGTGCCCCTTCTCTCCTCTGTCCACAGAAATGGGTCATTGCTACCAAAATGGACATTCTGATCAGCCTCGGGTTCTGCCAGCAGGTACTGGCCTGTGTAAGGACTTCTGGCCTACATGGGAACTGGATCCAGGCTGGTCTGTGCTAGTGGGAGATGGTCACCACTCCCCTGCACTGGATGACAAACGTGCCTCCACGTCTATCTCGTTTCTCCACCAGGTCTCAAATGTTGCAGAGCACATACCTGGAGACAGGTTCTGCTCATGGTTTCAATGTTGCCCTCTATCTAGttgatttctgctgctgcactgacTCTCCCTGGGCCTTTGGGGCCTCTACCCAAGCAACATGATGCAGCTGGTGGCGCCAGGACTTGCTGCCCATCACTGAGCTCTGTCTCCTTGGACAAGAATTGCTCTCATGTCCAGAGACAACCTGCTGACAGGGGAATTACCATGCTCCCAGGCTGGGGGCTTGATCTTGGACAGTTTCTTTGGAGCTGTTTTAATCCAGGGTGCAAAGTGGCTCTTTTTCCAAGGAGGAGAAATATTGAGCTGACGGGGTGGAAACCAGTTCATCTACTTCCATAACTAACTCTCTCCTGCCCAGATGTGCTCCCAGCCTACCTCCTCTCACCTGGTAGGTCTTGCCTCCTCTTGTGATGTTGCTGAGCCCAATGATGGGCTGGCAGTTTTTTAGAGCCTGGTGGAAAATGACATAAGGGTTGCATTCAATTGTCTCCTTCTCATCTTCTGGAGCTTTGTGGTacttctccagctgcttcctCTTAATGGCCTCTAGAGTCTTGGGacaaagacaagaaaaggaGACATGCAGAGCAGATGGAATATCCCACTCCATGAAATTGCATCTGTTTTACAGCAATCTTAAAtagtcttttccaactaaaatgattctttgattctacaTGAGGTCCAAGAGACACTGAGGAGTGGAGAGTGCTCTTCATGAAGTCAACACCACGTGCTCAGTGAACAGAATGGGGCTGAGGTTTTGTGCAAAATGTACATCTGATCAGGTAAAGCATGGTGAGagtgctgtgtgtgcacaggGAATGTGGTTGGGACTGGTAATTCCTAATTCCAGTGGATTTGATATCCCAGCCTtccattttacatttattttacatcCTAGTGAGAAGAAACATGAGTTCTCACCTGAGCCATGAGGCTTCTGGCCAGCACTTTATTTCCATCCTTCATCATCATATTGGTGAATTTACTGTAAACACAAAGCCAAATGCAATCTTGATTTAAATTCTGATTCTGTCACCCCCAGAAATCCCTCCCCCTTGTGTTGTTCCCATGGTTAAGACTGGCTGCTGCTAGCTCTGCTGTAATTATCTCTAATCACTGTCAGTCAATGGACTGGCTTTGTGGGAGAAGATTAACTTAAATCAAAGGATTGTGctgtcacagaaggcaaagtgcagagcagcaagggaaggctgaggaggCCAGTGCAGCTCCCTGGCACTGTGGCTCCGTGGGACCTCCCTGCACCAGAGGTGATGGTTTCTCTGACCTGATCATGGGGTCGCTGAACACAGagctggagaggctgggaggggCAGCTTTTATGGGATGAACAGCCTTAAGctccagtttttccttttcctcttcagacAGCTCCTCCAAAGGTTTCTGATACAATTCCTTGTCCACTTCTGGCTCTAAGTAACTGGGGTTGTAGCGACT of Apus apus isolate bApuApu2 chromosome 17, bApuApu2.pri.cur, whole genome shotgun sequence contains these proteins:
- the MRPS7 gene encoding 28S ribosomal protein S7, mitochondrial; the protein is MAAPRLAGLRLRAWLPRLTQVRWSRYNPSYLEPEVDKELYQKPLEELSEEEKEKLELKAVHPIKAAPPSLSSSVFSDPMISKFTNMMMKDGNKVLARSLMAQTLEAIKRKQLEKYHKAPEDEKETIECNPYVIFHQALKNCQPIIGLSNITRGGKTYQVPVPLKDNRKRFLAMKWLITECRENKPRRTLMPEKLSQELLQAFNNEGPIIKKKHTLHKMAEANRAYAHFRWW